One Paraburkholderia sp. HP33-1 genomic region harbors:
- the tssF gene encoding type VI secretion system baseplate subunit TssF, with amino-acid sequence MAPDDILQYYKRELGYLRNQGALFAQRYPKIAARLALHGTESLDPHTERLIEATAFLAARVHRDLDQTFPQIAGALLDNVCPSLVQAIPSMTVAQFELDTSQGKVTSGFRVPRHTSLSARTEAGDACRFRTAWDTVLWPLKISHAGFSEDATLRLKLECEPGVDFSELELTQLRFHLCGDWMVTMPLYELLVSSVTGVAVHAAQRPVVRLGPSALREVGYADEDSVLPQPPHAHPAYGLMQEYFAFPRKFHFFDLMLPAGSCGTGRTCEVVLQLDRMPRGLGMLNARHFQLGCVPIVNLFTQTSEPIVVDRRNYEYLLVADQKRQAITEIHSIVSVSASDPVTDRATSVPCFTAADRFDPAGAGDAAMFWSARREHSLRGNVPGVDTWISFIDGDAASRSDTPVVYVNALCTNRRLAEHVPVGARMLVERVSQNVRVRCLYEPTAQRNPPLGSEALWRLVSLLTRNYHSLVNGATGKRELQEMLRLFASDGTREQEQIRGLVSVAARNVTAHVGRQAWRGFCGGTEVSVEFDAEAFVGGSPLLMGAVLARFFAMYTSVNSFVRLVVRRGDETWKRWEPMTGCQQLL; translated from the coding sequence ATGGCGCCCGACGACATCCTTCAGTACTACAAGCGCGAGCTCGGCTATCTGCGAAACCAGGGTGCCTTGTTCGCGCAGCGTTATCCGAAGATCGCGGCAAGGCTCGCGCTGCACGGCACTGAGTCGCTCGATCCGCATACCGAGCGCTTGATCGAGGCGACGGCGTTTCTCGCCGCGCGCGTGCATCGCGATCTCGATCAGACCTTCCCACAGATCGCGGGCGCCCTGCTCGACAACGTCTGTCCTTCGCTCGTGCAGGCCATTCCGTCGATGACGGTCGCGCAGTTCGAGCTCGACACGTCCCAGGGCAAGGTGACGTCGGGGTTTCGCGTACCGCGCCACACGAGTCTCTCCGCGCGCACGGAAGCCGGCGACGCGTGCCGCTTCCGCACGGCATGGGACACGGTGTTGTGGCCGTTGAAGATCTCGCACGCGGGATTCAGCGAAGATGCGACGCTGCGCCTGAAGCTCGAATGCGAGCCGGGCGTCGATTTCTCCGAGCTCGAACTCACGCAGTTGCGCTTCCATTTGTGCGGTGACTGGATGGTGACGATGCCGCTTTACGAACTGCTCGTCTCGTCGGTCACGGGTGTTGCCGTGCACGCCGCACAGAGGCCGGTCGTGAGGCTGGGACCGTCCGCGTTGCGTGAGGTGGGCTACGCGGACGAGGACAGCGTGTTGCCGCAGCCGCCGCATGCGCATCCCGCTTACGGGCTGATGCAGGAATACTTCGCCTTTCCGCGCAAGTTTCATTTCTTCGATCTGATGTTGCCGGCGGGATCGTGCGGCACCGGGCGGACCTGCGAAGTCGTGCTGCAGCTCGACCGCATGCCGCGCGGGCTCGGCATGCTCAACGCCCGGCATTTCCAGCTCGGATGTGTGCCGATCGTCAATCTGTTCACGCAGACCAGCGAGCCGATCGTGGTCGACCGGCGCAATTACGAATATCTGCTGGTCGCCGATCAGAAGCGGCAAGCCATTACCGAGATCCATTCGATCGTATCGGTGAGCGCATCCGATCCCGTCACGGATCGCGCAACGAGCGTGCCGTGCTTCACGGCCGCCGATCGTTTCGATCCGGCGGGTGCCGGCGACGCGGCGATGTTCTGGTCGGCGCGCCGCGAGCACAGCTTGCGCGGCAACGTGCCGGGTGTCGACACGTGGATCAGTTTCATCGATGGCGACGCGGCCAGCCGGTCCGATACGCCGGTGGTGTACGTCAACGCGCTCTGCACCAACCGGCGGCTCGCCGAGCATGTGCCCGTGGGCGCGCGCATGCTGGTCGAGCGGGTATCGCAGAACGTGCGCGTGCGCTGCCTCTACGAACCGACCGCCCAGCGCAACCCGCCGCTCGGGAGCGAGGCGCTGTGGCGTCTCGTGTCGCTGCTGACGCGCAACTATCACTCGCTCGTGAACGGTGCGACGGGCAAACGCGAGCTGCAGGAGATGTTGCGCCTGTTCGCCTCGGACGGCACACGGGAGCAGGAGCAGATTCGCGGCCTCGTCAGTGTCGCTGCGCGCAACGTCACCGCGCATGTGGGCAGGCAGGCGTGGCGCGGATTCTGCGGCGGCACGGAGGTCAGCGTCGAGTTCGATGCCGAGGCGTTCGTCGGGGGATCGCCGTTGCTGATGGGCGCGGTACTGGCGCGCTTCTTCGCCATGTATACGTCGGTCAATTCATTCGTACGGCTCGTGGTGCGCCGGGGAGACGAGACATGGAAGCGATGGGAGCCGATGACCGGTTGCCAGCAGTTGCTTTGA
- the tssG gene encoding type VI secretion system baseplate subunit TssG, with product MEAMGADDRLPAVALIARLLPRPHGFDLFQAIHLLECAQPWATGLGRGDGANEAVRLRGFVSLAFQASDIHAVDRHASSDEHAARETYTVSTPVMTLAGIGGPLPLAFTEMLLERRAAREPAMADLLDIFNHRFLSFFYRSRQKHALGLAARAPGEAPLATSLDALGSLGLHDGKRGPDDARLWLRHAGLFANGSRSMTGLLALLSDRLGVRVRGTQFVGGWRDVDARDSLRLGRSQAGQCALRTGGLAVLGRRSWDQAAGVRIEFLDVPAEQFAALLPGGEMHRLAAWLVRCHLQQDFDVEFVLYPAARRERCAVGAPGLRLGWTSWLAASADEGGAPSSKPAPVRFAMRAGEARVTRAALRPS from the coding sequence ATGGAAGCGATGGGAGCCGATGACCGGTTGCCAGCAGTTGCTTTGATTGCCCGGCTTCTTCCGCGGCCTCACGGTTTCGACCTGTTCCAGGCCATTCATCTGCTCGAGTGCGCGCAGCCGTGGGCGACGGGGCTCGGTCGCGGGGACGGCGCGAATGAGGCGGTACGTCTGCGGGGCTTCGTCTCGCTGGCGTTCCAGGCAAGCGACATTCACGCGGTGGACCGCCACGCGTCGAGCGACGAACACGCGGCGCGCGAGACCTACACGGTGAGTACGCCCGTGATGACGCTGGCGGGCATCGGCGGGCCGCTTCCGCTCGCTTTTACCGAGATGCTGCTGGAACGGCGTGCGGCCCGTGAGCCGGCAATGGCCGATCTGCTCGACATCTTCAATCACCGCTTTCTGTCGTTCTTCTATCGCAGCCGCCAGAAGCACGCGTTGGGGCTCGCCGCGCGCGCGCCCGGCGAGGCGCCGCTCGCGACGAGCCTCGATGCGCTCGGCAGCCTCGGCCTGCACGACGGCAAGCGCGGACCGGACGATGCGCGCCTGTGGCTGCGGCATGCGGGACTCTTTGCCAATGGCTCGCGCTCGATGACGGGGCTACTCGCGCTGTTGTCGGACCGCCTCGGGGTGCGTGTGCGAGGCACGCAGTTCGTAGGCGGCTGGCGCGACGTCGACGCGCGCGACAGCCTGCGGCTTGGACGCTCGCAGGCGGGCCAGTGCGCATTGCGGACCGGCGGCCTTGCCGTGCTCGGACGGCGGAGCTGGGACCAGGCCGCCGGCGTGCGCATCGAGTTTCTCGATGTGCCCGCAGAACAGTTCGCCGCGCTGCTCCCGGGCGGCGAGATGCACCGGCTGGCAGCGTGGCTCGTGCGGTGCCACCTGCAGCAGGACTTCGACGTGGAGTTCGTCCTCTATCCCGCCGCGCGGCGCGAACGCTGCGCGGTGGGCGCGCCCGGCTTGCGGCTGGGCTGGACTTCGTGGCTGGCGGCGTCGGCGGACGAGGGCGGTGCGCCCTCGTCGAAGCCCGCGCCCGTGAGGTTCGCGATGCGCGCGGGTGAGGCCCGCGTCACACGAGCCGCGTTGCGACCATCATAA